A region of Plantactinospora sp. BC1 DNA encodes the following proteins:
- a CDS encoding Rrf2 family transcriptional regulator produces the protein MQISARGDYAVRAGLSLAAAYPALMSAQALAAEQDLPRKFLEAVLGDLRRAGIVRAQRGAEGGYTLARSPREVTVGMILRAVDGPLAGIRGMRPEQTRYDGAAENLPRLWVAVRAAVRDVVDEVSLAELISGRMPAHVRKLTTRPDAWQPR, from the coding sequence GTGCAGATCTCGGCGCGCGGTGACTACGCGGTACGGGCCGGCCTCAGCCTCGCGGCGGCGTACCCGGCGTTGATGTCCGCCCAGGCGCTCGCCGCCGAGCAGGACCTGCCCCGGAAGTTCCTGGAGGCGGTCCTCGGCGACCTGCGTCGGGCCGGGATCGTCAGGGCGCAGCGGGGGGCGGAGGGCGGCTACACGCTGGCCCGGTCGCCGCGGGAGGTGACCGTCGGCATGATCCTGCGTGCCGTGGACGGCCCCCTCGCCGGAATCCGCGGGATGCGCCCCGAGCAGACCCGGTACGACGGGGCGGCCGAGAACCTGCCCCGGCTCTGGGTCGCCGTCCGGGCGGCGGTACGGGACGTCGTCGACGAGGTGAGTCTCGCCGAACTGATCAGCGGCCGGATGCCGGCGCACGTACGCAAGCTGACCACCAGGCCGGACGCCTGGCAGCCGCGCTGA
- a CDS encoding AraC family transcriptional regulator produces MVRFGQLPGTSGELPAPPGWAGIRTFTLRDYLLDPARRGPLLVDRHLLILVTVGHGTQEIDFRTYPCRPGSLLWVRPGQVVQHGGQSGLDAVMVCWTPETMHDLGVSPIGPPFTAGYWQLAGEDEDAVINEVSQLVVDCQRHGGGTLATELLRHQLAVLLLRLALLPRDPADPGALPPARQVVDAADADADPHGADPTGTFWRLRHEVERSYGQTRRVEDYAGRLDCSVRTLTRACLAATGRSAKQVIDERVALEARRLLAATDLPVAEVGRRLGFPEPTNFGRFFHREVGHSPGAFRAGLSGRTTALPG; encoded by the coding sequence ATGGTCCGATTCGGTCAACTTCCCGGTACGTCGGGCGAGTTGCCGGCCCCGCCCGGCTGGGCCGGCATCCGCACCTTCACCCTGCGTGACTACCTCCTCGACCCGGCCCGGCGGGGGCCACTGCTGGTCGATCGACACCTGCTCATCCTGGTCACCGTCGGACACGGCACCCAGGAGATCGACTTCCGGACGTACCCGTGCCGGCCCGGGTCGCTGCTCTGGGTCCGGCCCGGCCAGGTCGTCCAGCACGGCGGGCAGAGCGGACTCGATGCCGTGATGGTCTGCTGGACCCCGGAGACCATGCACGACCTGGGCGTGTCGCCGATCGGGCCGCCGTTCACCGCCGGCTACTGGCAGCTCGCCGGCGAGGACGAGGACGCGGTGATCAACGAGGTCAGTCAACTGGTGGTCGACTGCCAGCGGCACGGCGGCGGCACCCTCGCCACCGAACTGCTCCGGCACCAGCTCGCCGTACTGCTGCTGCGCCTGGCCCTGCTGCCCCGCGACCCGGCCGACCCCGGCGCGCTGCCCCCCGCCCGGCAGGTGGTGGACGCTGCCGATGCCGATGCCGACCCGCACGGTGCGGACCCGACCGGCACCTTCTGGCGGCTCCGCCACGAGGTCGAGCGCTCGTACGGGCAGACCCGGCGGGTCGAGGACTACGCCGGCCGGCTCGACTGCTCCGTCCGTACCCTGACCCGGGCCTGCCTGGCCGCCACCGGCCGCAGCGCCAAACAGGTGATCGACGAGCGGGTGGCGTTGGAGGCCCGACGGCTGCTCGCCGCGACCGACCTCCCGGTCGCCGAGGTCGGCCGGCGGCTCGGCTTCCCGGAGCCGACCAACTTCGGCCGGTTCTTCCACCGGGAGGTCGGGCACAGTCCCGGCGCCTTCCGGGCCGGACTCTCCGGCCGGACCACCGCCCTGCCGGGCTGA
- a CDS encoding DUF4236 domain-containing protein, producing the protein MGLMFRKRKKFGPLILNFTENGFSSWSIKIGRWSWNSRARAHRVDLPGPLSWKQDKSRS; encoded by the coding sequence GTGGGTCTGATGTTCCGTAAGCGCAAGAAGTTCGGTCCACTGATCCTCAACTTCACCGAGAACGGCTTCTCGTCGTGGAGTATCAAGATCGGACGTTGGTCGTGGAACTCCCGGGCCCGGGCGCACCGGGTCGACCTGCCCGGCCCGCTGTCCTGGAAGCAGGACAAGTCGCGGTCCTGA